One genomic window of Polyangiaceae bacterium includes the following:
- a CDS encoding DUF721 domain-containing protein, with translation MAQRLAPSKLASLLQGVEAAHPGGRLRQLWREVVGPRVAARSEAGWLKGDVLTVKVASPVWAQELALLSEPILARLNEAGVKVKQLRFRVVDLGRPGQPVKAKARRPAPTMPRAELPKELVAHLESVEDPELRARIKEAAELTLARKSKRR, from the coding sequence ATGGCCCAACGCCTCGCTCCATCGAAACTCGCCAGCCTGCTCCAGGGCGTGGAGGCGGCGCATCCTGGAGGAAGGCTGCGTCAGCTTTGGCGTGAGGTCGTGGGGCCCCGCGTCGCCGCACGCTCCGAAGCAGGTTGGCTGAAGGGTGATGTGCTCACCGTCAAGGTCGCTTCACCCGTCTGGGCACAGGAACTCGCGCTGCTGAGCGAGCCCATCTTGGCCCGCCTGAACGAGGCGGGAGTGAAGGTCAAGCAGCTGAGATTTCGGGTCGTCGACTTGGGGCGCCCCGGACAACCGGTGAAAGCCAAAGCTCGCCGCCCTGCCCCCACGATGCCCCGCGCCGAACTGCCGAAAGAACTGGTGGCACACCTGGAGTCCGTCGAGGACCCGGAGCTGCGCGCGCGCATCAAAGAGGCTGCAGAACTCACCCTCGCGCGCAAATCCAAGCGCCGCTAG
- a CDS encoding trypsin-like serine protease, with translation MKRTLPTLALLGVLVTPLTLGAEPARSHIYGGQPTVSCQWPTSVFLGGCSGTLIHPQVVIYAAHCGDNIPEVAFGEDGSQPNRVVETEKCQVFPGGSPTGSNAHGTDFAYCVLKEAQNDIPIVPVLMGCETEILKPGQEVVAVGFGNTEQGEFGIKHAVTMPFRYFDQYGQAFIGGEGKDTCQGDSGGPVYVRLADQSWRVFGITSYGDGCGGGGWYSVMHRHIEWVEKKSGIDVTPCHSARGDWEPSAACGNFPVDTTGASADWMHGCTQPVDSGYSQTCGAPYVPPAPVGGAGGVGGAAGAAGAAGAAGAAGAAGIGGGAGRAGAPTSGGAGGVGASAGSAGQASAGAGAGGTGDCVSDCEEPPVDIVDRGCGCRVGASHTGAAALWGLGLLVVLSRRRRRSARA, from the coding sequence ATGAAGCGGACCCTCCCGACGCTCGCGCTGCTTGGCGTACTGGTCACACCTCTGACGCTCGGCGCTGAGCCCGCGCGAAGCCACATCTACGGTGGTCAGCCCACCGTCAGCTGCCAGTGGCCCACGAGCGTGTTCCTGGGCGGCTGCAGCGGCACACTGATTCACCCTCAGGTCGTGATCTACGCCGCTCACTGTGGCGATAACATCCCGGAGGTCGCTTTCGGCGAAGACGGTAGCCAGCCGAACCGTGTCGTCGAAACTGAGAAGTGCCAGGTGTTTCCCGGCGGCAGCCCGACTGGGAGCAACGCCCACGGTACGGATTTCGCGTACTGCGTGCTCAAAGAGGCGCAGAACGACATCCCAATCGTCCCCGTATTGATGGGCTGCGAGACGGAGATCCTGAAACCAGGTCAGGAGGTCGTCGCGGTCGGCTTCGGCAACACCGAACAGGGCGAGTTTGGCATCAAGCACGCGGTGACGATGCCATTTCGCTACTTCGACCAATACGGCCAAGCGTTCATTGGGGGCGAGGGCAAGGACACCTGCCAGGGCGACTCTGGAGGCCCGGTGTATGTCCGCCTTGCGGATCAGAGCTGGCGCGTCTTCGGCATCACGAGCTACGGCGATGGCTGCGGTGGGGGTGGCTGGTACTCGGTGATGCATCGCCACATCGAGTGGGTGGAAAAGAAGAGCGGCATCGACGTGACGCCGTGTCATAGCGCGCGCGGTGACTGGGAGCCGAGTGCCGCTTGCGGTAATTTCCCTGTGGATACGACTGGGGCGAGCGCAGACTGGATGCACGGCTGTACCCAGCCAGTGGACAGCGGTTACTCGCAGACTTGCGGCGCGCCTTATGTGCCACCGGCGCCTGTGGGTGGAGCTGGTGGCGTTGGTGGAGCGGCAGGTGCAGCGGGAGCCGCAGGCGCAGCGGGAGCCGCAGGCGCAGCGGGGATCGGCGGTGGCGCCGGAAGGGCGGGCGCGCCAACCTCCGGCGGCGCTGGCGGCGTTGGTGCATCTGCTGGTAGTGCGGGGCAAGCCAGCGCTGGGGCGGGCGCGGGCGGCACCGGAGACTGCGTCAGCGACTGCGAAGAGCCGCCCGTGGATATCGTGGATCGGGGCTGTGGCTGCCGCGTCGGCGCCTCTCACACAGGCGCCGCGGCATTGTGGGGTCTCGGCTTGCTGGTTGTGCTGAGCCGCCGTCGAAGGCGCTCAGCACGCGCCTGA
- a CDS encoding beta-propeller domain-containing protein — protein sequence MTPAIRLTALACLLAPLAAACSNDSGEPVAQRSAVLTRATSCDDLDQLVKRDQIARVRLTAQELLTQAAYGGGRFSGEESGGTVDNGAQDPNAPAAPSGHSETNNQVAGVDEADIVKTDGERMWLLHGQELMVVTAWPPQSIGVDQSVAIEGYPLEMQVGEGKALVYSTTYLDVEPRGNYGGGAVGGRGDFAEGAPASEEPYYPSGTQFTKLTLVDLEGDAPSVEREFYFEGYYTSSRRIGSQVRSVITGGFGVAPPEYYDFPYGDAGALSYRLAVMNWESKAIAAIQATSLGDWLPRSFEANGDALVDMTPRCGDYYAPTEGSANDGVTRVISLDLRGNAAPTETSVLGYANQVYANQDKLILAQNQWISGYWGDSESTSLHVFKLEPGSASYEASGLVPGHLDDQFSIDERDGVVRVATTTWSDSWDDTQNRVLTLRSDAEQALKVIGDTGSFAAGEQIFSARFVGNRAYVVTFRQTDPLFVFDLTDPTQLKLLGELEIPGFSDYMHPLDDTHLVTIGRNRGADGIGEDALALQIFDVSNPTTPELAHKYVFQQDGWSSANYDHKAFTFFPEKQLLAFPFSGYSARGYEASLEVFKVGADSGFEFVGAADHANFMNCAYDSAEPCTGYGGEVRRGVFIDEFVYSISDSGILVHAVSDMQNPVGVLPLPYAYADPYYY from the coding sequence ATGACACCCGCGATTCGCCTGACTGCCCTTGCTTGTTTGCTCGCACCACTCGCCGCTGCCTGCAGCAACGACTCAGGGGAACCGGTCGCCCAGCGCTCTGCGGTGCTGACCCGTGCGACGAGTTGTGACGACCTCGACCAGTTGGTGAAGCGCGACCAAATCGCCCGGGTTCGACTCACGGCCCAAGAGCTACTGACGCAAGCCGCCTACGGCGGTGGTCGCTTTTCAGGCGAGGAGAGCGGAGGAACGGTCGACAACGGCGCGCAAGACCCCAACGCACCGGCGGCACCTTCGGGTCACTCGGAGACCAACAATCAAGTCGCTGGCGTGGATGAAGCCGACATCGTGAAGACCGATGGCGAGCGGATGTGGCTCCTGCATGGACAGGAGCTGATGGTTGTGACCGCCTGGCCGCCCCAGAGCATCGGGGTGGATCAGTCCGTCGCTATCGAAGGTTACCCCCTGGAGATGCAGGTCGGAGAAGGCAAGGCACTGGTCTACTCGACGACTTACCTCGATGTGGAGCCGCGCGGAAATTATGGCGGCGGCGCCGTTGGAGGTCGTGGTGATTTCGCTGAGGGCGCTCCCGCCAGTGAGGAGCCGTACTACCCTAGCGGGACGCAGTTTACCAAGCTGACTCTGGTCGACCTCGAAGGCGACGCGCCGAGCGTGGAGCGCGAGTTCTACTTCGAGGGCTACTACACCTCGTCTCGTCGCATCGGTAGCCAGGTGCGCAGCGTGATCACGGGCGGCTTCGGCGTCGCACCCCCGGAGTACTATGATTTCCCCTATGGAGATGCCGGTGCGCTCAGCTATCGCCTGGCTGTGATGAACTGGGAGTCAAAGGCGATCGCTGCGATTCAAGCGACCTCTCTGGGCGACTGGCTCCCTAGGAGCTTTGAAGCCAATGGGGACGCACTGGTCGATATGACGCCGCGCTGCGGTGATTACTATGCGCCCACGGAGGGCTCGGCGAACGACGGCGTCACCCGGGTGATCAGCCTGGATCTCCGCGGAAACGCTGCACCAACGGAGACCTCGGTGCTGGGCTACGCAAACCAGGTGTACGCGAATCAGGACAAGCTGATCTTGGCGCAGAACCAGTGGATCTCCGGCTACTGGGGCGACTCCGAGTCGACCTCCTTGCATGTCTTCAAGTTGGAGCCCGGGAGCGCCAGCTATGAAGCTTCTGGCCTCGTGCCAGGGCACCTCGACGATCAGTTCTCGATCGACGAGCGAGACGGCGTGGTGCGTGTCGCGACCACCACCTGGAGCGATAGTTGGGACGATACCCAGAACCGCGTGCTGACTCTGCGGAGCGACGCGGAGCAGGCGCTGAAGGTGATCGGTGATACCGGCAGCTTCGCGGCTGGCGAGCAGATCTTCTCGGCGCGCTTCGTTGGCAACCGCGCGTATGTGGTGACCTTCCGTCAGACCGATCCGCTCTTCGTCTTCGATCTCACGGACCCCACGCAGCTGAAGCTCCTGGGTGAGCTTGAGATCCCCGGCTTCAGTGACTACATGCACCCCCTCGATGACACGCACCTGGTGACCATCGGCCGCAACCGGGGTGCCGATGGGATTGGCGAGGACGCGCTGGCATTGCAGATCTTCGACGTCTCGAACCCGACGACGCCGGAGCTGGCCCACAAGTATGTCTTCCAGCAGGACGGCTGGAGCAGCGCGAACTACGATCACAAGGCCTTCACCTTCTTCCCAGAGAAGCAGCTCTTGGCGTTCCCATTCAGTGGCTACAGCGCACGGGGCTACGAGGCGAGCCTAGAAGTCTTCAAGGTGGGCGCGGACAGCGGCTTCGAGTTCGTCGGTGCAGCGGATCACGCGAACTTCATGAACTGCGCCTACGACAGCGCGGAGCCTTGCACGGGCTACGGTGGCGAGGTGCGACGAGGCGTGTTCATCGACGAGTTCGTTTACTCCATCAGCGACTCGGGGATCTTGGTTCACGCGGTGAGCGACATGCAGAACCCTGTCGGCGTGCTCCCGCTGCCCTACGCATACGCTGATCCCTACTACTACTAG
- a CDS encoding DUF2891 family protein: protein MTAGARRMCWTPLWWWQKWSGMQSLAERLADMALEVIRTETPHCYDYHGPTPRPLDRGAPLTPKEIHPAFYGCFDWHSAVHSHWLLAELLTCREFSARFQLRPSYVDRITELLVAAISEENCQVEHAFLRDHPRFERPYGWAWVLRLSTSLRQSSSLRRSQAAIAPLERLCATRLLDWLQGLPYPTRSGEHGQSAFALSLLLDWANDAQGHDERYRLGAREVTLKHYAQDRGAALHLEPSGNDFLSPGLAAAFALARVLEGDDFADFCSSYLDRSELLRPVVCPDPSDGRLAHLIGLNLSRAWMLFGIAKRLPASPLRDALLASAHAHRQFGLEQCSCEDLVEAAAAPPRRLTARLHFMVTHWIGSFVLLMEQEASPL from the coding sequence GTGACAGCCGGCGCGCGGCGTATGTGCTGGACACCGCTGTGGTGGTGGCAGAAGTGGAGCGGGATGCAGAGCCTGGCTGAACGCTTGGCGGATATGGCGCTGGAGGTGATCCGTACGGAGACACCCCACTGCTACGACTACCACGGGCCGACACCTCGCCCACTGGACCGCGGCGCGCCCCTCACCCCCAAGGAAATCCACCCGGCGTTCTACGGCTGCTTCGACTGGCACTCGGCCGTTCACTCTCACTGGTTGCTCGCCGAGTTGCTGACGTGCAGAGAGTTCTCAGCGCGCTTCCAGCTGCGCCCCAGCTACGTCGACCGCATCACTGAGCTTCTGGTCGCGGCCATTTCCGAGGAGAATTGTCAGGTCGAGCACGCCTTTCTGCGTGACCACCCCAGGTTCGAGCGCCCTTATGGCTGGGCGTGGGTGCTCAGGTTGTCGACGTCGCTGCGGCAAAGCAGCAGCCTCAGGCGGAGTCAGGCTGCAATCGCACCCCTGGAGCGGCTCTGCGCAACACGCTTGCTGGACTGGCTGCAAGGCCTGCCCTACCCCACGCGCAGCGGTGAGCACGGACAAAGCGCGTTCGCGCTGAGCCTGCTCCTCGACTGGGCGAACGACGCCCAAGGGCACGACGAGCGCTACCGTTTGGGCGCGCGAGAAGTGACGTTGAAGCACTACGCGCAAGATCGCGGCGCGGCGCTGCATCTAGAGCCTTCCGGCAACGACTTCTTGTCGCCGGGGCTCGCAGCGGCGTTTGCCCTCGCCCGCGTGCTCGAGGGCGACGACTTCGCGGACTTTTGCTCGAGCTACTTGGACCGATCCGAGCTGCTCCGACCTGTAGTCTGCCCCGATCCAAGCGACGGTCGCCTCGCTCACTTGATCGGTCTCAACCTAAGTCGTGCGTGGATGCTGTTTGGGATCGCAAAGCGGCTCCCTGCATCCCCGTTGAGAGACGCGCTGTTGGCTAGCGCGCATGCGCATCGGCAGTTCGGCCTCGAACAATGCAGCTGTGAGGACCTAGTCGAAGCGGCTGCGGCACCGCCCCGACGGCTGACAGCACGCCTCCACTTCATGGTCACCCACTGGATTGGCTCGTTCGTGCTGCTCATGGAGCAAGAGGCCAGCCCACTCTGA
- a CDS encoding methyltransferase domain-containing protein, with protein MEATGASSTDVVAELRALVPAGLELHYTIPAEAKAAGVMACEFGPDEETLAWLRELPTQRRSGFKTFLQRTLREYMSDFDANALLDMYPMFLLGERQLGRLLGLSQGARMGSVLDVGAGSGDVTRRLRPWCDRLLTTERSWGMARHLRRAGFECLRIDLSETTAGLTDAPYDLISCFNVLDRCPRPGSLLKAIRGLLAPNGRLLLSVPLPFEPMFYSGARTLDPLEALDVAGAEWAEAAQDLCARVLPQNGFRPTTLSRVPYLSGGDSRRAAYVLDTAVVVAEVERDAEPG; from the coding sequence ATGGAAGCTACGGGAGCGTCCTCTACCGACGTGGTAGCGGAGCTCCGGGCGCTCGTCCCAGCGGGCCTCGAACTCCACTATACGATCCCTGCGGAAGCAAAGGCGGCCGGGGTCATGGCGTGCGAGTTCGGGCCCGACGAAGAGACCCTAGCGTGGTTAAGGGAGCTACCGACGCAGCGTAGAAGCGGCTTCAAGACCTTCCTGCAGCGCACCCTGCGGGAATACATGTCCGACTTCGACGCCAACGCGCTGCTCGATATGTACCCGATGTTCTTGCTGGGCGAGAGGCAGCTTGGAAGGCTGTTAGGGCTCAGCCAAGGCGCGCGCATGGGGTCCGTGTTGGATGTGGGCGCCGGCTCTGGGGATGTCACCCGGCGCTTGCGACCCTGGTGCGATCGGCTCCTGACAACGGAGCGGTCCTGGGGAATGGCGCGCCATTTGCGACGCGCTGGTTTTGAGTGCCTACGCATCGATCTGTCGGAAACCACGGCGGGACTGACAGACGCACCCTACGACCTGATCAGCTGCTTCAACGTCCTCGATCGCTGCCCCAGGCCCGGTTCACTCCTGAAGGCGATTCGCGGTCTCTTGGCCCCGAACGGGCGGCTCTTGCTCTCGGTGCCGCTGCCTTTCGAGCCCATGTTCTACTCCGGAGCACGCACACTGGATCCGCTGGAGGCGCTGGACGTGGCGGGGGCTGAATGGGCCGAGGCGGCGCAGGATCTTTGCGCTCGCGTGTTGCCACAGAACGGCTTCCGCCCAACGACTCTCAGCCGCGTGCCCTACCTCTCTGGGGGTGACAGCCGGCGCGCGGCGTATGTGCTGGACACCGCTGTGGTGGTGGCAGAAGTGGAGCGGGATGCAGAGCCTGGCTGA
- a CDS encoding GMC family oxidoreductase: MNESVSRRAKRSVKKSDGGGNAVTQGRFLKEDVEVSCDVVVVGSGASGAAVACELAEAGQDVIVVEEGGYYRPEQYGGMRPSETLRHLFRDGGLTFVVGLEDSPMVNMTMGRCVGGSSVLTGGVCFRIPGFILKNWREQQGLSMFTEEALEPAYQAVEAATHIEQVPLEMRSESTNVFAQGAERMGYELKPMHRNTKDCNGCGRCNFGCPHGAKMSVDIAYIPRALRAGARVFSDFRVDSLITKGARAAGVEGRIYNAPGLRKPGNSFRIHAKRVVMAAGAYNTPGLLKRFGLGKQSGQLGRNMTVHPGFRMMARFDRKLEGWKGALQSAFADAYEHQRITLTALYVPPGVLAATMKGIGREHIEKAEGIPNLSIFGGMIHDDPGGQLHHVLGKTFSTYRMSPRDREAMYTITRVMAETYFAAGAREVYLPVLGMAPVSSMDELNKINFRSIPAKRYECSSQHPLGTTRMGITAEHSVINPDGQAWEMDELYVVDGGIVPSSLGVNPQQAIMTLATRIAWKLRERPLPTW, encoded by the coding sequence ATGAATGAATCGGTGAGCCGCAGGGCCAAGCGCAGCGTAAAGAAGTCGGACGGCGGCGGCAACGCCGTGACCCAGGGCCGTTTCCTCAAGGAAGATGTCGAAGTCAGCTGCGACGTGGTCGTCGTAGGCTCTGGAGCAAGTGGCGCTGCGGTCGCCTGCGAGCTTGCAGAGGCCGGGCAGGACGTCATCGTAGTAGAAGAAGGCGGCTACTACCGCCCGGAGCAATACGGCGGCATGCGCCCGAGCGAGACTCTACGCCACCTTTTCCGCGATGGCGGGCTGACTTTCGTGGTCGGCCTCGAAGACTCGCCCATGGTCAACATGACGATGGGACGCTGTGTCGGTGGCTCCTCGGTGCTGACAGGCGGCGTGTGCTTTCGCATCCCCGGGTTCATCCTCAAGAACTGGCGTGAGCAGCAGGGGCTGAGCATGTTCACCGAAGAAGCGCTCGAGCCGGCGTATCAAGCGGTGGAGGCTGCTACCCACATCGAGCAAGTCCCCCTCGAGATGCGCTCGGAGTCGACCAATGTCTTCGCCCAGGGAGCGGAGCGCATGGGCTACGAGCTCAAGCCGATGCATCGCAATACGAAAGACTGCAACGGCTGCGGGCGGTGCAACTTCGGCTGCCCCCACGGCGCAAAGATGAGCGTCGACATCGCCTATATTCCCCGCGCGTTGCGCGCCGGCGCGCGCGTCTTCTCAGATTTCCGCGTAGATTCACTAATTACAAAGGGCGCCCGAGCGGCGGGCGTCGAGGGGCGGATCTACAACGCGCCGGGCCTGCGCAAACCGGGCAACTCGTTCCGCATCCATGCAAAGCGAGTCGTCATGGCTGCGGGCGCCTACAACACCCCTGGGCTGTTGAAGCGCTTCGGTCTAGGCAAGCAAAGCGGACAGCTCGGCCGCAACATGACGGTGCACCCGGGCTTTCGCATGATGGCCCGCTTCGATCGCAAACTCGAGGGCTGGAAAGGCGCGCTGCAGAGCGCCTTCGCCGATGCCTACGAGCACCAGCGCATCACGTTGACTGCGCTCTATGTTCCGCCGGGGGTGCTCGCCGCCACCATGAAGGGGATCGGGCGAGAGCACATCGAGAAGGCCGAAGGGATCCCCAATCTCTCGATATTTGGCGGGATGATTCACGACGATCCCGGCGGCCAGCTGCATCACGTACTCGGCAAGACGTTCAGCACCTACCGCATGAGCCCCCGGGACCGCGAGGCCATGTACACCATCACCCGGGTGATGGCGGAGACGTACTTTGCCGCGGGGGCGCGTGAGGTCTACCTGCCGGTGTTGGGCATGGCGCCGGTCAGCAGCATGGATGAGCTCAACAAGATCAACTTCCGCAGCATCCCCGCGAAGCGCTACGAGTGCTCCTCTCAGCATCCACTAGGGACCACCCGCATGGGGATCACCGCAGAACATTCGGTGATCAATCCAGACGGCCAAGCCTGGGAAATGGACGAGCTCTACGTGGTGGACGGCGGTATCGTCCCCAGCAGCCTCGGAGTAAACCCGCAACAAGCCATCATGACCCTGGCTACGCGAATCGCATGGAAGCTACGGGAGCGTCCTCTACCGACGTGGTAG
- a CDS encoding aminotransferase class V-fold PLP-dependent enzyme, producing the protein MASFPELEGARREFPILEQRNYLASHALGPMPRSALDDLAEYRETLLLRTAGIPAQLETIEQVRGDLGRLLNTQPDNVALTASATAGLAQIALALTPTGSRRRILLSAQNFPSTRFVWEAQARRGFELVSVERGLGVGEERTPEAVAPLDERVAALVVPWVAPYSGALMNLSTLAARCREVGAILVVDAYQGLGIVPLDLSQAERSPHVVVGGNHKWLSSASMGLAFMYVDPLLARSLEPPAPGWIGEASFPAFSDQYRPAAGAKRFQQGTPAVEPMYGAMAGLRFVLRHGVDRLRRASLHLTSALYSAAESSGLPVLTPRADHARGGTVTLDLSHLEVSAQQQLLRDLATAAIDVDFRPGGGMRMSPHPCAAPNDCDAAVSTISQLLVGKYARI; encoded by the coding sequence ATGGCCAGCTTTCCTGAGCTCGAAGGAGCGCGCCGCGAGTTTCCGATCCTCGAACAACGTAACTACCTGGCAAGTCATGCACTGGGGCCGATGCCGCGAAGTGCACTGGACGACCTCGCTGAGTATCGAGAGACGCTTCTCCTTCGGACTGCCGGGATCCCGGCGCAGCTCGAGACCATCGAGCAAGTGCGCGGCGATTTGGGTCGGCTGCTCAACACCCAACCCGACAACGTCGCGCTCACTGCCAGCGCGACGGCGGGGCTTGCTCAGATCGCCCTCGCGCTGACGCCCACAGGCAGTCGGCGGCGCATCCTGCTAAGCGCCCAAAACTTCCCCTCGACTCGCTTCGTGTGGGAGGCCCAGGCGCGGCGCGGCTTCGAACTCGTCTCCGTTGAGCGTGGGCTGGGTGTAGGTGAGGAACGCACACCCGAAGCAGTCGCCCCTTTGGACGAACGCGTGGCGGCGCTGGTGGTGCCCTGGGTAGCCCCCTACTCCGGTGCCTTGATGAACCTCTCCACATTGGCCGCGCGCTGCCGTGAGGTTGGAGCGATCTTGGTGGTCGACGCCTATCAGGGTTTGGGGATCGTACCTCTTGATCTGAGTCAAGCTGAGCGAAGCCCACACGTCGTCGTCGGCGGCAACCACAAGTGGCTGAGTTCGGCCAGCATGGGGCTCGCGTTCATGTACGTTGACCCGCTGCTCGCGCGTTCCTTGGAGCCACCCGCTCCGGGTTGGATCGGTGAAGCGAGCTTCCCGGCATTTTCCGACCAATACCGGCCCGCTGCTGGTGCTAAGCGCTTTCAGCAGGGCACACCAGCCGTGGAGCCGATGTACGGCGCGATGGCCGGACTGCGCTTCGTGCTCCGCCACGGCGTCGATCGCTTGCGAAGAGCCAGCTTGCACCTGACGAGCGCACTGTATTCAGCCGCGGAATCGTCGGGCCTGCCGGTGCTGACCCCGCGCGCGGACCACGCCCGCGGTGGAACGGTCACACTAGACTTGAGTCACCTCGAAGTTTCCGCGCAGCAACAGCTGCTGCGAGACCTCGCGACCGCGGCGATCGATGTGGACTTTCGCCCCGGTGGCGGCATGAGGATGTCACCCCACCCCTGCGCGGCACCCAATGACTGTGACGCCGCAGTTTCCACGATTTCACAGTTGCTGGTGGGAAAATACGCCAGAATCTAG
- a CDS encoding iron-containing redox enzyme family protein, with product MSKSPLLQAPRGALENGSWNSLGRDVLTPLCAATGLESRLDEIIAAFALMTEGWGDEPIPTHPSWESDVCSDHSPFEPSIALSPRGNVLRILVEAQGRAPTRAAQAEAGRALTQRIGTRWGLDTSRCERLETLFLEGNSPEGQPVAGRFGIWHALEFHPGREAPSVKVYFDLSSWGAALAPALTEEALHHIGFADAWAVLGELTTRRDKHRDQIAYFSIDLDDSPSARVKLYLRHHEADAAHLDALFRSAKSYRKESIKEATQSLGVGAGPYLARPVVSSFAFTGGSRGEPVSATLYFPLESYVESDALALNRVLEFNRDFDLPTTELEAAVTGLAPVPLDELHGLTSYVSFREEHNVARSTVYFSPLAFGHDHASARRLKAAKHRERISELVERFERHSLVHLPYFRRMNREPVSLERLWLLMKNFDVAIVQEFPRRLAALVARAPDDAIRALLTKQLHDELGGGDFAQAHKALFGRLINGLETYRASVADPLGPAQALSDALELEYVSADPWFGVGASLLVEVFGKQVDTFVAEQFARQKQVAGHTLEWLDLHTVLEVDHADDSAAIAALIPEGEAEEAALAGAEHIANASNRFFAEMYRLTFG from the coding sequence ATGTCAAAATCCCCTCTCCTCCAGGCGCCGCGCGGCGCTCTGGAGAACGGCTCATGGAATTCGCTAGGGCGCGACGTGCTCACCCCCTTGTGCGCGGCGACCGGCCTCGAGAGCCGCTTAGACGAGATAATCGCCGCATTTGCGCTGATGACGGAAGGCTGGGGGGATGAGCCGATCCCCACGCACCCGAGCTGGGAGTCAGACGTTTGCTCAGACCACTCTCCGTTCGAGCCCTCGATTGCCCTGTCTCCCCGAGGTAACGTCCTTCGGATCCTGGTCGAAGCTCAGGGGCGCGCTCCGACCCGAGCGGCCCAAGCGGAAGCGGGGCGCGCATTGACTCAGCGCATCGGCACGCGCTGGGGCCTCGACACGTCGCGTTGTGAACGACTCGAGACGTTGTTCTTGGAGGGCAACTCGCCTGAAGGGCAACCCGTAGCGGGGCGCTTTGGGATCTGGCACGCACTGGAGTTCCACCCCGGGCGTGAGGCGCCCAGCGTCAAAGTCTACTTCGACCTGTCGAGCTGGGGCGCTGCGCTCGCTCCTGCGCTCACTGAGGAGGCCTTGCACCACATCGGTTTCGCCGACGCCTGGGCGGTGCTCGGTGAGCTGACCACCCGACGAGACAAGCACCGCGATCAGATCGCCTACTTCTCCATCGATCTTGACGACTCCCCCAGCGCCCGCGTGAAGCTCTACCTCCGTCACCATGAGGCAGACGCCGCACATCTAGACGCGCTCTTCCGCAGCGCGAAATCTTACCGCAAGGAAAGCATCAAGGAAGCAACCCAGAGCCTCGGCGTCGGAGCAGGGCCGTACCTGGCCCGCCCTGTCGTGAGCAGCTTCGCGTTCACGGGCGGCTCACGCGGTGAGCCCGTCAGCGCTACGCTGTACTTCCCCCTGGAGAGCTACGTCGAGAGCGACGCGTTGGCCCTGAATCGCGTGCTTGAGTTCAATCGTGACTTCGACCTTCCCACAACGGAGCTCGAGGCGGCGGTCACAGGGCTCGCGCCAGTGCCGCTCGACGAGCTACACGGCCTGACCAGCTATGTTTCGTTCCGCGAGGAACACAACGTTGCTCGGTCAACGGTCTACTTTTCTCCGCTTGCCTTTGGGCACGACCACGCCAGCGCGCGACGACTGAAGGCAGCGAAGCACCGCGAACGCATCAGCGAGCTAGTGGAACGATTCGAACGCCACTCGTTGGTACACCTACCCTACTTCCGCCGCATGAACCGTGAGCCGGTGAGCCTCGAGCGCCTCTGGCTGTTGATGAAGAACTTCGATGTGGCGATCGTTCAGGAGTTCCCCCGCCGACTCGCCGCTCTGGTAGCTCGCGCGCCCGATGACGCGATCCGCGCCCTGCTCACCAAGCAGCTCCACGATGAGCTAGGAGGTGGTGACTTCGCCCAGGCCCACAAGGCGCTGTTTGGCCGCCTGATCAACGGCCTCGAGACCTACCGTGCGAGCGTCGCTGACCCCCTTGGGCCAGCCCAGGCGCTGTCTGACGCACTTGAGCTCGAGTATGTGAGTGCGGATCCCTGGTTCGGGGTGGGAGCGTCGTTGCTGGTCGAAGTATTCGGCAAGCAAGTGGACACATTCGTCGCCGAGCAGTTTGCTCGCCAGAAGCAGGTCGCGGGGCACACACTCGAGTGGCTCGATCTGCACACGGTGCTCGAGGTGGATCACGCTGACGATTCAGCCGCGATCGCCGCGCTCATCCCCGAAGGCGAAGCCGAAGAGGCAGCGCTCGCGGGCGCAGAACACATCGCAAACGCGTCCAACAGGTTCTTCGCGGAAATGTATCGCCTCACCTTCGGCTAG
- a CDS encoding response regulator, which produces MPNPSRQGDAPRVFVIDDDERQLRLIESMLRSEGFEVATTSEPIGASNLVRAFGPDVVLLDVHIPALSGDRLLGLLRKVTEKSTRLVLHSAADLESLRERARAVGADGWIQKNFDSGRLATELRRLMLS; this is translated from the coding sequence ATGCCCAATCCTAGCCGCCAAGGCGACGCCCCGAGGGTGTTCGTGATCGACGACGACGAACGACAGCTGCGGCTGATCGAGTCGATGTTGCGTTCCGAAGGCTTCGAGGTGGCGACCACTTCGGAGCCAATCGGCGCTTCCAACCTGGTTCGGGCGTTCGGCCCCGACGTGGTGCTGCTGGACGTCCACATCCCTGCGCTATCCGGCGATCGACTGCTGGGCCTGCTGCGCAAGGTGACGGAAAAATCCACGCGGTTAGTCCTCCACTCCGCCGCGGATCTCGAGTCGCTGCGTGAACGCGCCCGCGCTGTTGGCGCAGACGGGTGGATCCAGAAGAACTTCGATAGCGGTCGGCTCGCGACCGAGCTGCGTCGATTGATGCTCAGCTAA